In Toxotes jaculatrix isolate fToxJac2 chromosome 12, fToxJac2.pri, whole genome shotgun sequence, the following are encoded in one genomic region:
- the orai2 gene encoding protein orai-2, protein MSSELNVPMGSPAPGVSEQAPDGGGMDYRDWVRRSYLELVSSNHHSVQALSWRKLYLSRAKLKASSRTSALLSGFAMVAMVEVQLETKYSYPHVLLIAFSVCTTVLVAVHLFALLISTCILPNVEAVSNIHNLNSVSESPHERMHCYIELAWGFSTALGILLFLLEVVLLCWIKFLPVQSGESVKSSTDSTTTATAVTKSVTTAHMIQNSGFQAALASTIIILPVCVIFVVFTIHFYRSLVRHKTERHHQEIEELHKIKIQLDGHERGLQTV, encoded by the exons ATGAGCAGTGAGCTGAATGTACCGATGGGTTCCCCGGCCCCAGGGGTCTCAGAGCAGGCTCCAGATGGTGGAGGGATGGACTACAGGGACTGGGTTCGGCGCAGTTACCTGGAGCTGGTCAGCTCCAACCACCACTCAGTGCAGGCCCTGTCCTGGAGGAAGCTCTACCTGAGCCGGGCCAAGCTGAAGGCCTCCAGCAGAACCTCGGCGCTGCTCTCTGGCTTCGCGATG GTGGCCATGGTAGAGGTGCAGCTGGAGACCAAGTACAGTTACCCTCATGTGCTCCTCATTGCCTTCAGTGTGTGCACCACCGTGCTGGTGGCGGTGCACCTCTTCGCTTTGCTGATCAGCACCTGCATTTTGCCCAATGTGGAGGCCGTCAGCAACATCCATAACCTCAACTCCGTCAGCGAGTCGCCCCACGAGCGCATGCACTGCTACATCGAGCTAGCTTGGGGCTTTTCCACAGCCCTGGGCatcttgctgtttttattggaaGTGGTGCTTCTCTGCTGGATCAAGTTCCTACCCGTACAATCCGGTGAGTCCGTGAAGTCAAGCACCGACAGCACCACAACAGCCACTGCTGTGACGAAGTCCGTGACAACTGCGCACATGATCCAGAACAGCGGCTTTCAGGCTGCACTGGCCTCCACCATCATCATTCTCCCGGTATGCGTGATTTTTGTTGTATTCACCATACACTTCTATCGCTCTCTAGTGCGCCACAAGACAGAGCGACACCACCAGGAGATTGAGGAACTGCACAAGATTAAGATACAGCTGGATGGCCATGAGAGAGGCCTCCAGACTGTGTGA